A genomic region of Zea mays cultivar B73 chromosome 6, Zm-B73-REFERENCE-NAM-5.0, whole genome shotgun sequence contains the following coding sequences:
- the LOC100272899 gene encoding uncharacterized protein LOC100272899 translates to MDWYAWLCRAGLHPDVAFEYALLFARNELGATDVRHLDHDFLLSMGVAVAKHRLEILKLARKETSSHGRAAAITVLPWRATRLLAAAVHRSASSALGRLRASVSRGQDRDRDRARAAAAVLATPRLPLLRHRGGRVAHSWSKIASPVAIRGGKPRALPMLTRISKPVVLTNSCADKWRGDGAAVKTLPAPAGSIAACLESTDVCSCDEYEDGEVSDEEEVVVKHSGDGEEMRWESMFQDLKPN, encoded by the coding sequence ATGGACTGGTACGCGTGGCTCTGCAGGGCGGGGCTGCACCCGGACGTGGCGTTCGAGTACGCGCTGCTCTTCGCGCGCaacgagctcggcgccacagacgtGCGCCACCTGGACCACGACTTCCTCCTCAGCATGGGCGTTGCCGTCGCCAAGCACCGCCTCGAGATCCTCAAGCTCGCAAGGAAGGAGACGTCCTCCCACGGCAGGGCCGCCGCCATCACCGTCCTGCCGTGGCGTGCCACCAGGCTGCTCGCCGCGGCCGTGCACCGGTCCGCAAGCTCGGCGCTCGGCCGCCTCCGCGCCTCGGTGTCACGCGGCCAGGACCGGGACCGGGACCGGGCCAGGGCGGCGGCGGCCGTCCTCGCCACGCCGCGCCTGCCTCTGCTGCGGCACCGTGGCGGGAGGGTCGCGCACAGCTGGAGCAAGATCGCGTCGCCCGTGGCGATCCGTGGCGGGAAGCCGCGAGCGCTGCCGATGTTGACGCGCATCAGCAAGCCCGTCGTGCTCACCAACAGCTGCGCCGATAAGTGGAGGGGCGACGGCGCGGCGGTCAAGACGCTGCCCGCGCCCGCTGGGTCCATAGCCGCCTGCCTCGAGAGCACGGACGTCTGCAGCTGCGACGAATACGAGGATGGGGAAGTAAGCGACGAGGAGGAGGTGGTTGTGAAGCACAGCGGCGACGGCGAGGAGATGCGGTGGGAGTCCATGTTCCAGGATCTCAAGCCCAACTAG
- the LOC100382294 gene encoding uncharacterized protein LOC100382294 has protein sequence MRGPASVKAGSRPPWLGLGAAAWVQVAGGAGSTFALYSHALKVALGADQSRLALLGVACDVGENLGLLPGVLCNRLHPALLLIIGAGACLLGYGTAWLLVSGVAPALPYWLIWFGLCLATNGGAWLATAVLVTNMRNFPVSRGAVAGILKGYSGLSAAVYTEIYTGVLRDSPINLLLFLTLGIPAVCLLAMYFVQPCEPSLVETNAEQVHFMFAQVASVFLGVYLVGATILDHIVTLNDIMNYSLLVIMVLLIFAPLAIPLKMTLFLKKKSRSDSHSPTTDNGHTEPLLPSSSESNLGNLEDDTTDIDILLAEGEGAIKPKRRRPRRGEDFRFREAILKADFWLLFAICFVGFGSGITVLNNLAQIGIAAGAVDTTISLSVFSFCNFFGRLGGGVVSEYLVRSRTLPRSVLIIGTQAVMIITYLLFALGRLATLYVSVALLGICFGISLSVIISTSSELFGLKHFGKIFNFIALANPVGAFLFNTLAGYVYDLEVEKQHATTSGSDVACHGPNCFRLTFCVLSGVACLGTLLSTVLTVRVRPVYQMLYAGGSFSQPRNPAH, from the exons ATGCGTGGGCCGGCGTCGGTGAAGGCGGGGAGCCGGCCGCCGTGGCTGGGACTGGGGGCGGCCGCATGGGTGCAGGTCGCGGGCGGCGCCGGCTCCACGTTCGCGCTCTACTCGCACGCGCTCAAGGTCGCCCTCGGCGCCGACCAGAGCCGGCTTGCGCTGCTCGGGGTCGCCTGTGACGTCGGCGAGAACCTCGGCCTGCTCCCGGGGGTGCTCTGCAACCGCCTCCACCCCGCGCTGCTCCTCATCATCGGCGCTGGCGCGTGCCTGCTCGGGTACGGCACCGCGTGGCTCCTCGTCTCTGGCGTCGCGCCCGCGCTGCCTTACTGGCTG ATATGGTTTGGGTTATGTCTTGCTACCAATGGTGGCGCGTGGTTGGCGACTGCTGTTCTAGTGACAAACATGAGGAACTTCCCAGTCAGCAGAGGTGCTGTTGCTGGCATTCTGAAAGGGTACTCGGGTTTAAGTGCTGCTGTTTACACCGAAATATACACTGGAGTGCTCCGTGATTCACCCATCAACCTTTTGCTCTTTCTTACTCTCGGAATTCCTGCTGTGTGCCTTCTGGCAATGTACTTTGTTCAGCCTTGTGAACCCTCTCTGGTGGAGACGAATGCAGAGCAAGTCCATTTTATGTTTGCGCAAGTGGCAAGTGTTTTTCTTGGGGTTTATCTGGTTGGGGCTACGATATTGGATCACATCGTGACTCTCAATGACATTATGAACTATTCTCTGCTTGTCATCATGGTTCTTCTCATTTTTGCTCCCCTGGCAATACCATTGAAGATGACGTTATTCCTGAAGAAAAAAAGTCGATCAGATTCACACTCCCCAACAACTGATAATGGTCACACAGAACCACTTTTGCCTTCTTCCTCCGAATCAAACCTTGGTAATCTTGAAGATGATACCACAGACATCGATATTCTCTTAGCTGAGGGTGAAGGGGCTATAAAGCCAAAGAGAAGAAgaccaagaaggggagaagatttCCGGTTTCGTGAAGCAATACTGAAGGCCGATTTCTGGCTTCTCTTTGCAATATGCTTTGTTGGGTTTGGATCTGGAATCACTGTTCTTAATAATCTAGCACAAATAGGAATTGCTGCAGGTGCTGTCGACACAACCATCTCACTCTCTGTCTTCAGTTTCTGCAATTTCTTTGGCCGGCTGGGAGGTGGTGTTGTTTCTGAGTATCTTGTCAG GTCAAGGACACTCCCACGAAGTGTTCTGATCATAGGGACCCAAGCGGTGATGATAATTACTTACCTGCTCTTTGCATTGGGCCGGCTCGCCACACTTTACGTCTCTGTCGCCTTACTCGGGATATGTTTTGGTATCTCGCTCTCCGTGATAATCTCAACCTCCTCAGAGCTCTTCGGACTAAAGCACTTTGGAAAGATATTCAACTTCATCGCATTGGCGAATCCGGTAGGCGCGTTCCTGTTTAACACCCTCGCGGGATATGTCTACGATCTCGAAGTGGAAAAGCAGCACGCCACAACATCAGGGTCGGACGTTGCATGTCATGGCCCTAATTGCTTCAGACTAACATTCTGTGTCCTCTCCGGCGTGGCATGCTTGGGCACACTGCTGAGCACGGTTCTCACGGTGAGGGTCCGGCCAGTGTATCAGATGCTCTATGCAGGCGGGTCCTTCAGCCAGCCCAGGAACCCCGCACATTGA